In a single window of the Anaerocolumna cellulosilytica genome:
- the murD gene encoding UDP-N-acetylmuramoyl-L-alanine--D-glutamate ligase, producing MKLEQKRALIFGTGISGIAAAKLLQDKTAGLIIYDSNERADKEEILAKLPIGFNGEILVGTLTDKIIDSLDLVILSPGVPTDLEIIEKIREKNITIWGEIELAYYFSRGKVVGITGTNGKTTTTTLVGEIMKTYYDSVFVVGNIGIPYTSMAPETTEESVTVAEMSSFQLETIESFKPNASAILNITPDHLNRHHTMENYIAAKVNITKNQDETDICVLNYEDDVLRKIGETLKTNVFYFSSRRSLSQGIYLEGEEIIYNTGSGKIIICNIHELNIFGRHSYENVMAATAIAIFLQVPVACIQKALKEFVAVEHRIEFVTTKNGVKYYNDSKGTNPDASIKAIESMQSPTLLIAGGYDKGADFDEWLEAFGDKIRYLVLLGQTKEKIASTARRHGYENIILVETLKEAVDVCAAKANTGDSCLLSPACASWGMFQNYEERGTLFKEYVKNLKDK from the coding sequence ATGAAACTTGAGCAGAAAAGAGCCTTGATATTTGGAACAGGTATCAGTGGTATAGCGGCAGCGAAATTACTACAGGATAAAACAGCAGGTTTAATTATTTATGACAGTAATGAACGAGCAGATAAAGAAGAAATTTTAGCAAAACTTCCGATAGGATTTAACGGAGAAATACTAGTTGGAACCTTGACGGATAAAATAATAGATTCTTTGGATTTAGTCATTTTAAGTCCGGGAGTACCTACAGATTTAGAAATCATTGAAAAGATAAGAGAGAAGAATATTACCATATGGGGAGAAATAGAGTTAGCTTATTATTTTTCCAGAGGAAAAGTAGTTGGTATAACCGGTACGAATGGTAAGACAACAACGACTACCTTAGTCGGTGAAATTATGAAGACCTATTATGACAGTGTATTTGTTGTCGGAAATATTGGTATACCATATACCAGTATGGCACCAGAAACTACAGAGGAGTCTGTGACGGTAGCTGAGATGAGCAGTTTTCAGTTAGAAACCATAGAATCGTTTAAACCAAATGCCAGTGCTATATTAAATATTACACCTGATCATCTGAACCGTCATCATACAATGGAGAATTATATTGCTGCAAAAGTAAATATAACAAAAAATCAGGATGAGACAGATATTTGTGTACTAAATTATGAAGATGATGTGTTAAGGAAAATAGGTGAAACCTTAAAAACAAATGTATTTTATTTCAGCAGCCGACGCAGCCTTAGTCAAGGGATTTATCTAGAAGGTGAAGAGATTATTTACAATACAGGCAGCGGGAAAATAATTATCTGCAATATACATGAACTGAACATCTTTGGGCGACACAGCTATGAAAATGTGATGGCTGCAACCGCTATAGCAATATTTTTACAAGTTCCTGTTGCATGTATACAAAAGGCATTAAAAGAATTTGTAGCGGTAGAACACAGAATCGAGTTTGTAACCACGAAAAATGGTGTAAAATACTATAACGATTCCAAGGGAACCAATCCCGATGCGTCTATAAAGGCAATTGAATCAATGCAATCGCCTACCTTATTAATTGCAGGAGGCTATGACAAAGGAGCTGATTTCGATGAGTGGCTGGAGGCCTTTGGAGACAAAATTAGATATTTGGTTCTCTTAGGGCAGACAAAAGAAAAGATAGCTAGTACGGCAAGGCGACACGGATATGAAAATATCATCCTAGTAGAAACTCTTAAAGAAGCAGTTGATGTATGTGCTGCTAAGGCAAATACAGGGGATTCCTGTTTGCTATCTCCGGCATGTGCAAGTTGGGGAATGTTTCAGAATTATGAAGAACGTGGAACCTTGTTTAAAGAATATGTAAAGAACTTAAAGGATAAATAG
- a CDS encoding cell division protein FtsQ/DivIB gives MKEQRDKNKKVFLLRLMKFLLLCLGILLPVVILYMACSLDTIRIEGSSHYTEEELKEKIVTEKTDGNTILLYLRYKYGKVDSIPFVEDINIKLVDKNTVKVQVYEKIITGCIEYMGGYMYFDKDGIIIESSGEKLEDIPFITGLSFNQMILYEKLEVQKDELFQVILNLTQLIHKFALDIQTIQFNKNFEITLRCGNIKVLLGKRDTYDEQMAALVTALPEVKDKYGDKKWMLLMEDYKEGQVIVGKPWK, from the coding sequence ATGAAAGAACAGAGAGATAAAAATAAGAAAGTATTTTTACTTAGACTGATGAAATTTCTTCTTCTCTGCCTTGGTATCCTTCTTCCGGTCGTGATACTATATATGGCCTGCAGCCTGGATACAATAAGAATTGAAGGAAGCAGTCATTATACGGAAGAAGAATTAAAAGAAAAAATAGTAACGGAAAAGACAGATGGAAATACAATCTTACTTTATCTTAGATATAAATATGGTAAAGTAGATAGTATTCCATTTGTAGAAGATATTAATATAAAACTTGTTGATAAAAATACCGTGAAAGTACAGGTATACGAAAAAATTATAACCGGCTGTATTGAGTATATGGGAGGATATATGTACTTCGATAAGGATGGTATTATTATAGAAAGCTCAGGAGAAAAGCTTGAGGACATACCTTTCATTACAGGTTTAAGCTTTAACCAGATGATTCTTTACGAAAAATTAGAAGTGCAAAAGGACGAATTGTTTCAGGTTATCCTAAACTTAACACAGCTGATTCATAAATTTGCTTTGGATATTCAGACAATCCAATTTAATAAGAATTTTGAGATAACCTTACGATGTGGTAATATTAAAGTATTACTTGGGAAACGGGATACCTACGACGAACAGATGGCAGCATTGGTTACAGCTTTGCCAGAAGTGAAAGATAAATACGGAGATAAAAAATGGATGCTCTTAATGGAAGATTATAAAGAAGGACAAGTCATAGTTGGTAAACCATGGAAGTGA
- a CDS encoding FtsW/RodA/SpoVE family cell cycle protein: MTREEREQRKSKKFHSYYDYSLLFLTLFLVGFGLIMIYSTSSYNASRKFDNPMYYLERQGVFAIIGIIAMLIVSKIDYRIYFKKFPIIKMKPVLLLYGLCIFLQTYVLIFGDKIKGQKRWIELGPLGSFQPSELSKIAIILFTAYIVNLAPKKLDKFSGFLRVVIFVAPLIVLVLIPNFSTALVMTCIMGAICFIASRKKLYFIIAGILGAGIGSIFVFFVGYRSTRIDVWLNVETHDKGYQIRQGLYAIASGGIFGRGLGESMQKLGFIPESHNDMIFAVICEELGLFGAVSLILIFVLMIWRLFVIAINAPDLYGGLIATGVLTHIAVQVLLNIAVVTSTIPSTGIPLPFISYGGSSLVVLLVEMGIVLSVSNQIKYER; encoded by the coding sequence ATGACAAGGGAAGAAAGAGAGCAGAGAAAATCAAAAAAATTCCATAGTTATTATGATTACAGCCTGCTTTTCTTGACACTGTTTTTGGTGGGTTTTGGGTTGATTATGATTTACAGTACCAGCTCCTATAATGCAAGCAGAAAATTCGATAACCCTATGTATTATCTGGAGCGACAGGGCGTGTTTGCAATTATTGGCATTATAGCTATGCTGATTGTTTCTAAAATTGATTACCGTATATATTTTAAAAAGTTTCCTATTATCAAGATGAAACCTGTTCTATTACTCTATGGTCTATGTATTTTTCTTCAAACTTATGTATTGATATTTGGAGACAAAATAAAAGGGCAAAAAAGATGGATTGAACTTGGACCTTTGGGAAGCTTTCAGCCGTCAGAGTTGTCTAAAATAGCAATTATATTGTTTACTGCGTACATAGTAAATCTTGCACCAAAGAAGCTGGATAAATTTTCAGGATTTTTACGGGTAGTTATTTTTGTAGCACCGCTGATTGTATTGGTATTGATTCCTAACTTCAGTACAGCACTGGTCATGACTTGCATTATGGGAGCCATCTGTTTTATTGCCAGTAGAAAAAAACTGTATTTTATTATTGCGGGTATTCTTGGAGCGGGAATTGGTTCCATCTTCGTATTTTTTGTCGGTTACAGAAGTACTCGTATTGATGTATGGTTAAATGTTGAAACCCATGATAAAGGTTATCAAATACGACAGGGACTATATGCAATAGCATCAGGTGGTATCTTTGGAAGAGGCCTGGGAGAAAGCATGCAGAAGCTTGGGTTTATACCGGAATCACATAATGATATGATTTTTGCAGTAATTTGTGAAGAGCTCGGATTATTCGGAGCGGTCTCATTAATTCTGATATTTGTCTTAATGATATGGAGATTATTTGTTATAGCAATTAACGCTCCAGATTTATATGGCGGGTTAATTGCCACCGGTGTATTAACACATATAGCAGTACAGGTATTACTCAATATAGCTGTTGTTACCAGCACGATACCATCAACAGGAATTCCACTGCCCTTTATTAGTTATGGAGGTAGCTCCCTGGTAGTGTTACTGGTGGAAATGGGGATAGTTCTTAGTGTTTCCAACCAGATTAAATATGAAAGATAA
- the murA gene encoding UDP-N-acetylglucosamine 1-carboxyvinyltransferase — translation MAFIEIVGGKQLNGEVNIQGSKNAVLPILAATVLVNGITKLNHCPKILDVYHMIKILEAIGCSVQWENSSLLIDTTKLHTSTVPEEYVKMMRSSVILMGALLGRTHSVTITYPGGCTIGARPIDYHLSAFKDLNVQLEEEDGLIQCTTKEIKGNNIQLQFPSVGATENVILAAVLATGKTRIFNAAKEPEIIELCKFLNASGARIYGAGTERIEIDGVDYLHPVEYTAASDRIVAGTYLAAVAGTGGEAVLTGIGCGSLHKVVEVLRQMGCSIYCGEDYIIISSSGRLKSVPSIQTAPYPGFPTDMQSQIMSVLTIASGDSIIKEEIFEGRYQNVEEQLKFGADIRISGREASIHGVSGLTGCEVYASELRGGAALVIAGLMANGKTTLHNPYFIERGYENICRDLKQLGADINYRT, via the coding sequence ATGGCATTTATTGAAATTGTCGGAGGAAAGCAGCTAAATGGTGAAGTTAACATACAAGGTTCTAAAAACGCAGTACTGCCTATATTGGCAGCTACAGTATTGGTAAATGGCATAACGAAGCTAAACCATTGTCCCAAAATTTTGGATGTTTATCATATGATAAAAATATTAGAGGCAATAGGATGCAGTGTACAGTGGGAAAATTCTTCTCTGCTGATTGACACTACAAAGCTTCATACATCTACTGTTCCTGAGGAATATGTCAAGATGATGCGGTCTTCTGTAATATTAATGGGCGCATTACTTGGCCGAACACATTCGGTTACCATAACATATCCTGGAGGCTGTACAATTGGTGCAAGACCGATTGATTACCATTTAAGTGCTTTCAAGGACTTAAATGTCCAATTGGAAGAAGAGGACGGGCTAATTCAATGCACGACAAAGGAAATAAAAGGGAATAATATACAATTGCAATTTCCTAGTGTAGGAGCCACCGAAAATGTAATTCTGGCAGCAGTATTAGCTACAGGTAAAACAAGAATTTTTAATGCTGCCAAAGAACCGGAAATTATAGAATTATGTAAGTTCTTAAATGCATCCGGGGCAAGAATTTATGGCGCAGGTACAGAAAGAATTGAAATCGACGGAGTTGACTACCTTCATCCAGTAGAGTATACGGCTGCATCCGACCGGATTGTAGCAGGTACCTATCTTGCTGCTGTAGCAGGAACTGGAGGAGAGGCAGTTTTAACTGGTATTGGCTGTGGAAGTCTTCACAAAGTTGTGGAGGTTTTAAGGCAGATGGGCTGTAGTATATACTGTGGCGAAGATTACATTATAATATCTTCCTCAGGCAGATTAAAATCAGTTCCATCTATTCAGACTGCGCCTTATCCGGGATTTCCAACAGATATGCAGTCACAGATAATGTCCGTGCTTACGATAGCATCAGGAGACAGTATAATTAAGGAAGAAATATTTGAGGGAAGATATCAGAATGTTGAAGAACAGTTAAAATTTGGAGCAGATATCCGCATAAGTGGAAGAGAAGCCAGTATTCATGGTGTATCAGGACTTACAGGATGTGAGGTATATGCCAGTGAACTAAGGGGAGGTGCGGCTTTGGTAATTGCCGGATTAATGGCAAATGGTAAGACAACATTACACAATCCTTATTTTATAGAAAGGGGATATGAAAACATTTGCAGAGATTTAAAACAATTGGGTGCGGACATTAATTACAGGACATAA
- the ftsZ gene encoding cell division protein FtsZ — MLEIRTNEADSTAKILVIGVGGAGNNAVNRMIEENIVGVDFVCVNTDKQHLKNCKAPQCIQIGEKLTKGLGAGAQPEIGAQAAEESKEDLTEVIKGSDMVFVTCGMGGGTGTGAAPVVAQIAKDLGILTVGIVTKPFKFEGKARMNNALSGIERLKDHVDTLIVIPNDKLLEIVDRRTTIPDSLRKADEVLQQGVQGITDLINVPGLINLDFADVQTVMKDKGVAHIGIGLGKGDDKCVNAVNQAITSPLLETTIQGASHVIINISGDISLIEANEAATMVQELAGEAANIIFGAMYDETTPDEATITVIATGLDKASGTSEQAKGPSFIKQPTPRPEFKFNGGMNTSSSYGKAQSQIAATNNNGFNRPTGTNPNPHLSTGNSPFNNTGNNEASGIKIPEFLQKNRNNK; from the coding sequence TTGCTTGAAATTAGGACGAACGAAGCTGATTCAACTGCAAAAATACTTGTAATTGGAGTAGGAGGTGCAGGGAATAACGCTGTTAATAGAATGATTGAAGAGAATATTGTAGGTGTTGATTTTGTTTGTGTGAATACAGATAAGCAACATTTAAAAAACTGTAAAGCACCGCAATGTATCCAGATTGGTGAGAAGTTAACGAAAGGTTTGGGAGCAGGGGCCCAACCTGAAATCGGAGCGCAGGCTGCGGAAGAAAGTAAAGAAGATTTGACAGAAGTTATCAAAGGGTCTGATATGGTATTTGTTACTTGTGGTATGGGTGGCGGTACCGGTACTGGTGCGGCTCCTGTAGTAGCTCAAATTGCTAAAGATTTAGGGATTTTAACAGTAGGTATTGTTACAAAGCCTTTCAAATTTGAAGGTAAAGCTCGTATGAACAATGCACTTAGTGGTATTGAACGTTTAAAAGACCATGTTGATACTTTAATTGTTATACCAAATGACAAGCTGTTAGAAATCGTTGATAGAAGAACGACGATACCTGATTCTTTAAGAAAAGCGGATGAAGTTTTACAGCAGGGTGTTCAGGGTATTACAGATTTAATTAATGTTCCCGGACTTATTAATCTGGATTTTGCTGACGTACAGACCGTTATGAAAGATAAAGGTGTTGCACATATTGGTATCGGACTTGGTAAAGGTGATGATAAATGTGTTAACGCGGTTAATCAGGCTATTACAAGCCCATTACTTGAAACAACGATACAAGGTGCTTCCCATGTTATTATTAATATCTCTGGAGATATCAGTTTGATTGAAGCAAACGAAGCTGCGACTATGGTTCAGGAACTAGCAGGCGAAGCTGCCAATATTATTTTTGGCGCAATGTATGATGAGACAACACCCGATGAAGCTACTATTACGGTCATAGCTACAGGATTAGATAAGGCTTCTGGTACCAGTGAACAGGCAAAAGGTCCGAGCTTTATTAAACAACCAACACCAAGACCAGAGTTTAAATTTAACGGCGGAATGAACACAAGTTCTTCTTATGGAAAAGCGCAGTCACAAATAGCTGCAACCAATAATAATGGTTTCAACAGACCAACGGGCACCAATCCGAATCCGCATTTGAGTACGGGAAACAGTCCGTTTAATAACACTGGAAACAATGAAGCCAGCGGAATAAAGATTCCTGAATTTTTACAAAAAAACCGAAATAATAAATAA